A segment of the Terribacillus aidingensis genome:
CCAGTCCGTCGTACACTTGGCGGTAGCCGTAACGAGAATCCTTCACAATCTTTCCGTCTTTTATAATGATCAATGATGCACCCGGGAACCCATTTTGAATATCAGTTTCAATTAATTCATCCACTTTCGCTAAACCTTCCTTAGAGAATCCCGCTTCTTCAGCTCTCTTCGCCTTTTCCAAAGTTGGGTACTCATTGATGTTTGCCAATGCTTCCGTAGGGACAAATAATAGCAAGAACATAAGTGAGAAAATAGTCAACTGCTGACCAATACGTATCATCCGCGCTCCTCCTTCGTCTTGTCTACTGTTTCCCTTAAGTAAAAACAAATTCCTTCCTCTGTCCAAAAAACACGAAAAAAGCACTGCGGGATGCAGTGCTTAGACAGGTAAATGATCTGGTTATTCAATCAGTTCTTTGTTTTTCTGATAGGACCTTTTTAGTGATACATAATTAGTTAGGAATAGCAGTAATGCTGCAATGAAGGTTACCATCAGACCTTCTATCAAAGGAACTGACATCATGCCAAAGATATAAAGTGACGAAATGCCCGCACACATAATAAGGAGAAATGACGTTGATTTAATTACGATTACTTTCCTCTCTCGTCGATAAGCTTTTTCAGTCATGATTTCAGCGAACTCCATACCAGACAGTATATAACGAATCCAGATGTAAGCTATTGTCCCGAACAGCATCCATAGTAATACAAGAACACTATCTATAGGGAATGGATCAAAGCGGGATATGACTAGTAAGACAATCATCACCACTAGCTGCAGAATAGCTGCTTCCGCAAAGTAAACAAGCATATTCCTCCGCTTATATTCATCATCCGGCAGCAAAAAACGAACCCAAGTTTTCTCCATTTCACCTTACCTCCCAAAATAGATCATCCAGAGTCTTACCTAACGCTTTTGCAATCGCAATACAAAGCTGTAGTGTTGGATTATACTCTCCTTTTTCGATCAAACCGATTGTCTGCCTGGTGACCCGCACTTGCCTGGCCAGCTGTTC
Coding sequences within it:
- a CDS encoding helix-turn-helix transcriptional regulator, whose translation is MKNKVKFTRMEQKMTQEQLARQVRVTRQTIGLIEKGEYNPTLQLCIAIAKALGKTLDDLFWEVR